In Nomascus leucogenys isolate Asia chromosome 6, Asia_NLE_v1, whole genome shotgun sequence, one DNA window encodes the following:
- the NSMCE3 gene encoding non-structural maintenance of chromosomes element 3 homolog, producing the protein MLQKPRNRGRSSGQTERDRDWSHGRNSGASRAGEDARAPRDCFAEEAPSTSRGPGGSQGSQGPSPQGARRSQAAPAVEPMTQKQLELKVSELVQFLLIKDQKKIPIKRADIVKHVIGDYKGIVFPDLLKRAAERLQYVFGYKLVELEPKSNTYILINTLEPVEEDAEMRGDQGTPITGLLMIVLGLVFMKGNTIKETEVWDFLRRLGVYPTKKHLIFGDPKKLITEDFVRQRYLEYRRIPHTDPVDYEFQWGPRTNLETSKMKVLKFVAKVHNQDPKDWPAQYCEALADEENRARPQPSGPAPSS; encoded by the coding sequence ATGTTGCAAAAACCGAGGAACCGGGGCCGCTCTAGCGGCCAGACCGAGAGGGACAGAGACTGGAGCCATGGCCGAAACTCTGGGGCCTCGCGGGCCGGCGAAGACGCCCGGGCCCCCAGAGACTGCTTTGCCGAGGAGGCCCCAAGCACGTCCCGCGGGCCGGGCGGCTCGCAGGGGTCGCAGGGCCCCTCGCCTCAGGGCGCCCGCCGTTCCCAGGCCGCCCCCGCCGTGGAGCCCATGACCCAGAAGCAGCTGGAGCTGAAAGTGTCCGAGCTGGTGCAGTTCTTGCTGATTAAAGACCAGAAGAAGATTCCGATCAAGCGGGCCGACATAGTGAAGCACGTCATCGGGGACTACAAGGGCATCGTCTTCCCCGACCTCCTCAAACGGGCCGCCGAGCGCCTCCAGTACGTCTTCGGATATAAGCTGGTGGAACTTGAACCCAAGAGCAACActtacatcctcatcaacaccCTGGAGCCTGTGGAGGAGGATGCCGAGATGAGGGGTGACCAAGGCACGCCCATTACGGGCCTTCTGATGATCGTCTTAGGGCTCGTCTTTATGAAGGGCAACACCATCAAGGAGACTGAAGTGTGGGACTTTCTGCGGCGCTTAGGGGTCTACCCCACCAAGAAGCATTTAATTTTCGGAGATCCAAAGAAACTCATTACTGAGGACTTTGTGCGACAGCGTTACCTGGAATACCGGCGGATACCCCACACTGACCCCGTGGACTACGAATTCCAGTGGGGCCCGCGAACCAACCTGGAAACCAGCAAGATGAAAGTTCTTAAGTTTGTGGCCAAGGTCCATAATCAAGACCCCAAGGACTGGCCTGCGCAGTACTGTGAGGCTTTGGCAGATGAGGAGAACAGGGCCAGACCTCAGCCTAGTGGCCCAGCCCCATCCTCTTGA